The following coding sequences are from one Archocentrus centrarchus isolate MPI-CPG fArcCen1 chromosome 4, fArcCen1, whole genome shotgun sequence window:
- the tmem125a gene encoding transmembrane protein 125, which translates to MSELDNFPPVRETRGPELGLNGPADPAQIQHSILEEQVELWWFRDPGKSVLCYCIAVILILGCGLGGVGLLSTTTSVSSEWRLGTGTALCLLALGVLLKQLLSSAVQDMNCVRSRQRIDMLKSGGLSDLLVVLITGLSLLICGGVLLRLALANHMPKPGQALNDMYISGMVLLAGGGAAVVGVGIYCVVVVLLERTRHGRRLVDRILHIFTVSGHMDRHARRETTSSLANLI; encoded by the coding sequence ATGTCAGAGCTGGACAATTTTCCCCCCGTGAGGGAAACCAGGGGACCTGAACTGGGCCTTAATGGTCCCGCAGACCCAGCACAGATTCAGCACAGCATCCTAGAGGAGCAAGTGGAGCTGTGGTGGTTCAGAGATCCTGGGAAGTCTGTCCTCTGCTACTGCATCGCTGTGATTCTAATCCTGGGTTGCGGACTGGGAGGCGTCGGCCTTCTTTCGACTACCACCAGTGTCTCAAGTGAATGGAGGCTTGGCACAGGCACTGCCTTGTGCCTGCTAGCCTTGGGGGTCTTGCTCAAACAACTGCTCAGCTCAGCTGTGCAGGACATGAATTGTGTTCGAAGCCGACAGCGGATTGACATGCTAAAGAGCGGCGGTTTATCTGACCTCCTAGTGGTTTTGATTACCGGGCTGTCACTGTTGATTTGTGGAGGGGTTCTACTACGTCTGGCCCTTGCTAACCATATGCCAAAGCCCGGCCAAGCCCTTAATGACATGTATATTTCTGGAATGGTTTTGCTGGCTGGAGGTGGAGCTGCAGTTGTAGGTGTTGGGATATACTGCGTAGTGGTGGTCCTTCTGGAAAGGACGAGGCACGGAAGACGGTTGGTAGACCGGATTTTGCACATCTTCACAGTTTCAGGACATATGGATCGTCACGCTCGAAGGGAGACTACCTCCAGTTTGGCTAACCTTATATGA